The DNA region CGATTCGGCGGAAAGTTACCGCGGGGGTGACTCGGAAGAAGCCATCGGCGAAGCGTTGCAAGGCAAGCGGCAACAGGTCTATCTAACCTCAAAGATTAAGGCGGATGCGCGCGACACGCGCTCCTCGTAAATGATGAAGGCCCTGGAAGGCAGCCTGAAGCGCCTTCGCGCCGATTACGTGGATGTATATTTCAACCATGCAGTTAACGACGTGGCGCGCATGCAGAACCCGGAATGGCGCGAGTTCACCGATGGGATCCAGAATTTCGAACGGACCGCTTTGCTTTTTGCTGGGTGGACTTCGAGGATTTTTCCCTATCTTTCTATTGCGGTACTCAAGCCGCACGGCGCCAGCAGATGACTTTTCACGGCGAGAAGGGATGGGCAAGGTTGGACGCCCCTTTCAATTCCGGAATCTACGACCAGGCGAGCGTGACGATACGCATGAACGACGCCACCCGAACGGAACAAGTGTTCTATCCGCAAGCCAATCACTATGTTCTCATGGTGGAGAGCTTTGCCGACACCATATTGGGTAAAGGCTCCTTTCCCTTTCCGCTGGAAAGTTCGCGCTCCAACCAGCTGGTCATCGACATGTTATTCGCCGCCGCGGCATCCAGCGCGGAGTAGCGATGATCCCGCAAACGGCGATTATTCGGCTACTTCACCAACTTACGCTTACCCTTGGCGAAGTCGCTATCTTCCCACACCACCCATTTCCCCTCTTGCACCACGAACTTTGTGATGAGCGGCACCATGTTCTGGCCGTGATCGTCGAAGGTGATTGGCCCCACGATGGATTGGTGATCCTTTGTCTTGTTCAATTCGTTGCGGACCTTGCGGCGGTCGGGGCCAACCAGCTCCACGGCGTCCATGATGAGATTGGCGGCGGTATAGGCGAAGGGGCCGTACGCTTCGAAGGGGTCGCTGTAGTTCTGCTTGGCGTACTGCTCCAGGAAAAATCTTCCTCCGGGTAGTTTTTCCACGGGCGCGCCTTCTCGGAAAGCCAGGGTGCCTTCGGCGAGTTTATTCAGGCCGTCGATGTAAGCATCGGAAAGGATGCCGGAGGTGCCTTGGAACTGGGCCTTGAGTCCCAGCTTTTCCATCTGGGTGCGAATGCGCACACCTAGAGGCGTGATGCCGCCGAAGTAAATGACCTCGGGCTTTAGCTCCTTGATCCGAGTGAGTTCGGCATTGAAGTCTTGCTGGTCTGCGGTCACACCGAAAGTGCCGAGAATTTTGCCGCCAGCCTTCGCTAGCGCTTCGCTGAAGTACTTATTATGGCCTTTGCCGTAGTCGGTGGTGTCGTGGATGACCGCCCACTTCTTGTATTCTTGGCTCACCATGAACTTCGCGGCGGTGTCGTTCTGGTTGATCATGGTGCCGTTGACCCGGTGCACTTCCTTGTAGTCATTGCCGTAGGTGATATCGGGCAGCACCGCGCCCCAGACGATGACCGGCAATCCGAACTTGTGATACACATCCACGGTTCCCATGGCGACGGTCGAACAGTAGTGCGTCACACCCGCGACAATGCTTTTATCCGCCGCGGCCTTGGTGGCTACTTGCACGCCGGTGTTGGGCTTGCACTCGTCGTCGAGCGATACAAGCTCATACTGATACTTGGATTTGGGATCGGCGTTACGCAGCTTTACCGCGAGGTCCGCCGAGTTTCGGCCTCCCAGCCCGTTGGCGCTGACTCCGCCCGTAAGCGGGCCGATGAAGGCGAGTTTAACGACATCTTTGGAGAACGCCGCGGCTGGTGAAATCCAAAGCGCGAGTGCGAATCCCCATGGGGAAATCTTAGTTCTCATCGGTACTCCTCCTTTTGGTACGGACATATTCCATCCAGAGCGCATTTGAACACGAAGAACGCGAGAGGACACAAAGGGCATCTCCAAACAAAAAAGCGGCCGTAGCCGCTTTCTCAGCCCCTGAGGGATATTATTATTGGTTATTGTTTTTGTTCGGCCGGCACCGCTTCCTTTACTTCCTTCTCAATTTTCTAATGGCGGCGAGCTGGGCGGCGAGGGTGGCAAGTTCCGCTTCCACCGCCGCGATTTCCTGCTTATCTTGTGCCTTCGCCTTCGCTTCTTGCGCGCGTGCGATGGCTTCGTTCGCCTTGGCTTCATCGAGGTCGTGTCCCCGGATAGCTGTATCCGCCAAAACGGTAACGACTTTGGGTTGTACTTCGAGAATACCGCCTGCCACGAAAATCAATTCCTCTTCGCCACCGCCGGCCGGCTTGATTCTCACCGCACCGGGCTTGATGCGGGTAATCAGCGGCGTGTGGCGTGGGTAGATACCCAGTTCGCCAGACTCGCCAGGGAGCACGACGAACTCGGCTTCGCCCGAGTAGATCGCCTGCTCCGCGCTTACAACATCGACATGTAGAGTATTAGCCATTTTTTAGGTGAGGCGTGAAGCGTAAGGCGTGAGGCGAGAAGTACTCATTCCTTCACCCGTCAATGAAGTTTCTTGGCTTTCTCGAAGGCTTCTTCGATGGGGCCCACCATGTAGAACGCCTGCTCCGGAAGGCTGTCGCACTCGCCATTGACGATCATCTTGAATCCGTTGATGGTGTCCTTAAGGCTAACGTACTTTCCTGGCGTGCCGGTGAAGTTCTGCGCCACGGTGAAAGGCTGAGACAAGAAGCGTTGGATCTTGCGAGCACGGGACACCGCGAGCTTGTCCTCGGGAGAGAGCTCATCCATTCCGAGAATCGCGATGATGTCGCGCAATTCCTTATAGCGTTGCAAGACGGCTTGCACCGCGCGCGTCGTGTTGTAGTGCTCTTCCCCGATGACGTTTGGATCGACCTGGCGCGAAGTGGAATCCAGCGGATCCACCGCCGGATAGATGCCGAGCGCGGCGATGTCGCGCGATAGCACCACCGTGGCATCGAGGTGCCCGAAGGTGGTGGCCGGCGAGGGGTCGGTCAGGTCATCCGCCGGTACATAGACAGCCTGGATGGAAGTGATCGACCCTGTCTTGGTGGACGTAATTCTCTCTTGTAGACGCCCCATTTCCTCGGCAAGGGTCGGCTGATAGCCCACCGCCGATGGCATGCGGCCCAGCAGCGCCGAAACCTCGGTGCCCGCGAGTGTGAAGCGATAGATATTGTCGACGAAGAATAGGACGTCACGACCTTCGTCACGAAAACTCTCGGCCATGGTGAGGCCGGAAAGGGCTACACGCAACCGGTTACCCGGCGGTTCGTTCATTTGCCCGAATACCATCGCGACCTTGGACTCCGAAATGTTATCCAGCTTAATCACGCCGGCCTCGGCCATTTCGTGATAGAAGTCGTTGCCCTCGCGTGTACGCTCGCCCACGCCGGCGAACACCGAAAGACCGCTGTGTTTGGTGGCGATATTGTTGATCAACTCCAACATATTGACGGTCTTGCCCACGCCAGCACCGCCGAACAGCCCGATCTTTCCGCCCTTGGCGAAGGGACAGATCAAATCGATCACCTTGATGCCGGTTTCAAGCAGTTCGACCGAGGGCGAGAGCTCGTCGAACTTTGGCGCCATGCGATGAATGGATCGCCGCTCCGTGGTCGGTATCGGGCCTGCTTCATCGATGGGGCGGCCCAGCACGTCCATGATGCGGCCGAGTGTCGCGGTCCCAACGGGTACCGAGATGGGGCCGCCGGTGTTGGTGACCTTCATGCCGCGCCGTAGACCATCGGAGGAGCCTAGCGCGATGGTGCGGACCACGCCGTCGCCCAACTGCTGTTCCACCTCGAAGGTCAAGCCTTTTTCCGCAAGAGGATTGCTGCCGTCTTCGACCAACCGTAAGGCGTCGTACACCCTGGGCATTTGGTCGCGAGGGAACTCGATGTCGGTCACCGCGCCGATGCACTGAACGATGGATCCTTGAGCTTGTGCCATGTCTTTACCTTTACCGGTTCAAATTCGTTATACCGCCGCCGCGCC from Betaproteobacteria bacterium includes:
- a CDS encoding aldo/keto reductase; translated protein: DSAESYRGGDSEEAIGEALQGKRQQVYLTSKIKADARDTRSS
- a CDS encoding branched-chain amino acid ABC transporter substrate-binding protein; this encodes MRTKISPWGFALALWISPAAAFSKDVVKLAFIGPLTGGVSANGLGGRNSADLAVKLRNADPKSKYQYELVSLDDECKPNTGVQVATKAAADKSIVAGVTHYCSTVAMGTVDVYHKFGLPVIVWGAVLPDITYGNDYKEVHRVNGTMINQNDTAAKFMVSQEYKKWAVIHDTTDYGKGHNKYFSEALAKAGGKILGTFGVTADQQDFNAELTRIKELKPEVIYFGGITPLGVRIRTQMEKLGLKAQFQGTSGILSDAYIDGLNKLAEGTLAFREGAPVEKLPGGRFFLEQYAKQNYSDPFEAYGPFAYTAANLIMDAVELVGPDRRKVRNELNKTKDHQSIVGPITFDDHGQNMVPLITKFVVQEGKWVVWEDSDFAKGKRKLVK
- a CDS encoding F0F1 ATP synthase subunit epsilon, coding for MANTLHVDVVSAEQAIYSGEAEFVVLPGESGELGIYPRHTPLITRIKPGAVRIKPAGGGEEELIFVAGGILEVQPKVVTVLADTAIRGHDLDEAKANEAIARAQEAKAKAQDKQEIAAVEAELATLAAQLAAIRKLRRK
- the atpD gene encoding F0F1 ATP synthase subunit beta, whose protein sequence is MAQAQGSIVQCIGAVTDIEFPRDQMPRVYDALRLVEDGSNPLAEKGLTFEVEQQLGDGVVRTIALGSSDGLRRGMKVTNTGGPISVPVGTATLGRIMDVLGRPIDEAGPIPTTERRSIHRMAPKFDELSPSVELLETGIKVIDLICPFAKGGKIGLFGGAGVGKTVNMLELINNIATKHSGLSVFAGVGERTREGNDFYHEMAEAGVIKLDNISESKVAMVFGQMNEPPGNRLRVALSGLTMAESFRDEGRDVLFFVDNIYRFTLAGTEVSALLGRMPSAVGYQPTLAEEMGRLQERITSTKTGSITSIQAVYVPADDLTDPSPATTFGHLDATVVLSRDIAALGIYPAVDPLDSTSRQVDPNVIGEEHYNTTRAVQAVLQRYKELRDIIAILGMDELSPEDKLAVSRARKIQRFLSQPFTVAQNFTGTPGKYVSLKDTINGFKMIVNGECDSLPEQAFYMVGPIEEAFEKAKKLH